The window CATTACGGGAGGGGCAGCCACATACTACGATCCTCAGACTCTGACCCGCGATAATGAGAATATCAAAGCTCCTCATGATCCTGACTATTACTTTACGGATGATATATCCAGCAATGCCTGTGGTTTTATCGAAGATCATCAGCGGGAGAAATCGGAGGATCCCTTCTTTCTTTTCCTTTCCTACACAGCTCCTCATTGGCCATTGCAGGCAACGCCTCAGGATATTGAAAAATGTAAAGGCCGATTCAAGGATGGATGGGATGAACTTCGCGAGCGGCGTTTGAAACGGATGATTGATATGGGTATCGTAAAGCCAGATACAAGCTTAACTGTCCGGGATTCTTCGCAGCCAGCGTGGGCGGATACTCCCGATAAGGACTGGCAACAACGTCGAATGGAGGTTTATGCCGCTCAAGTGGAATCGATGGATCGTGGGATCGGCAGAGTATTGGACACGATCGAGAAATTGGAGCAGATGGACAATACGCTGGTCTTTTTCTTATCCGACAACGGTGCCTGTGCGGAGGAGATATTTGAAACATTTTACCCTTACGATAAACCGGCAGGAGAAGGACGTGCCAAACCGCTTACTGCCAGGACACATACCAGAGACGGGCGTTTGATGAGGCATGGGAATGACCCGGCGGTTCCGCCCGGCGATGAGACTACTTTTCAAAGTTATGGTGTAGCCTGGGCAAACCTTTCCAATACGCCCTTTCGCGAGTACAAACATTTTGTGCACGAAGGTGGTATAGCGACACCCTTGATTGTTCATTGGCCAAACGGCATTTCGGATCAAGGGAAATTGCGACATCAAACGGGTCAGTTAATGGATATAATGGCGACCATTGTTGATGTGGCAGAAGTTGATTGGCCGGAGCAACGCGAGGGCTTGGCCATTCTTCCCTGTGAAGGAAACAGTTTGAAGGATAGCTTTCAATCGAAGGAGACGGTCCGACCACCATTAGCTTGGGAGCATGAGGGGAATTGTGCTTACCGGGAGGGTAGCTGGAAGTTGGTTAAACGATGGGATCGCAGCGATTGGGAGCTATACGATATGGAGGTGGATCGCTGTGAGTTGAATGACTTATCGGCTGAACTTCCAAACAAACGCGATGAACTCCTGGCAAAATACACAGCTTGGGCCAATCGAGTTGGAGTTATCGAATGGCAGCAACTGGAAGCCGAAAGGAATGCCAAAGGTATTTTTACAGATTGGATGCCTCATCCGCACGATTGACCGTGACTCTAAGAACCCCCCAAAAAATCCCCAATTTACACCCAAATACCATGACCAGATTCTGGATACTATCCATTCGCTTTTTCGCGTTACTCATCCCTTGCGCCAATTTTGCAAATGAACCGACTCCCGTTGATCGATTCTTCATTGCCGATGACATTGAAGCAACGGTGTGGGCCCAAGCGCCCATGTTTTTTAACCCGACCAATATGGATACCGATGTGCAGGGGCGAATCTGGGTTACAGAAGCGGTTAACTACCGATCCTTTCGCAATGAGGGTGAAGTTAATC is drawn from Verrucomicrobiota bacterium and contains these coding sequences:
- a CDS encoding arylsulfatase, with amino-acid sequence MQQPNIVLILADDMGYSDIGCYGGEMDTPNLNRLAERGLRYTQFYNTARCCPTRASLLTGMNPHQVGMGHMAHFDDDRDGYRGDLSKQCVTIAEVLKTGGYGTYLSGKWHVCKQLLPEQGDFSNWPRSRGFDRFYGITGGAATYYDPQTLTRDNENIKAPHDPDYYFTDDISSNACGFIEDHQREKSEDPFFLFLSYTAPHWPLQATPQDIEKCKGRFKDGWDELRERRLKRMIDMGIVKPDTSLTVRDSSQPAWADTPDKDWQQRRMEVYAAQVESMDRGIGRVLDTIEKLEQMDNTLVFFLSDNGACAEEIFETFYPYDKPAGEGRAKPLTARTHTRDGRLMRHGNDPAVPPGDETTFQSYGVAWANLSNTPFREYKHFVHEGGIATPLIVHWPNGISDQGKLRHQTGQLMDIMATIVDVAEVDWPEQREGLAILPCEGNSLKDSFQSKETVRPPLAWEHEGNCAYREGSWKLVKRWDRSDWELYDMEVDRCELNDLSAELPNKRDELLAKYTAWANRVGVIEWQQLEAERNAKGIFTDWMPHPHD